From one Eucalyptus grandis isolate ANBG69807.140 chromosome 9, ASM1654582v1, whole genome shotgun sequence genomic stretch:
- the LOC104418334 gene encoding mechanosensitive ion channel protein 2, chloroplastic isoform X2 encodes MSLAGSVYLSQNLRLPKDRGRSYLLKSLGGRGSLCVGSLSLSSRSSEFWTMAQSRSLYAPVYTVQNTYGAFKCYSFLGPRNLHENSLVKTAAVALSRPFSVLQSSPITLKLAAAISIVVFALWGLGPLMRQSRRLLLHNDNNWKKSNTYYVTTSYFQPLLLWIGATILCRALDPVLLPTEASQVIKQRLLNFVRSLSTVLALAYCLSSVIQQTQKFLMDKNDPKDARNMGFQFAGRAVYTAVWVAAVSLFMELLGFSTQKWLTAGGLGTVLLTLAGREIFTNFLSSAMIHATRPFVVNEWIQTRIEGYDVSGTVEHVGWWSPTIVRGEDREAVHIPNHKFTMNVVRNLSQKTHWRIKTHLAISHLDVSKIHNIVADMRKVLAKNPQVEQQRLHRRVFLDNINAENQALLILVSCFVKTSHYEEYLCVKETILLDLLRVISHHRARLATPIRTMQRIYGDNDLENVPFSDVGFPPGGAVSNRPFLLIEPPYKINGEDKTKARATRTPTGEQGGKKSTQPTPDTTADPKAGNTHTSDSKVKDMPIANVKFDTKNKSGGNIESKENKKNKSTPVSDEKIGENMKSKPVSKPASRLNVQVATPSVEAKQMDSIPNKPTEEVCDSEQSNAVHPEKSLQKSEAVSSSVPALGADTDKEAGTTSPSNHENKKMVSQPPVSRPALEDNIVLGVALQGGKRTLPIEEEVIPPTNAGLIDLNAEKNKDGSVPASPSKNATHQKHQLD; translated from the exons ATGTCTCTCGCTGGCTCCGTGTACTTGTCCcaaaatttgcgacttcccaaggATAGGGGCCGCAGTTATTTGCTGAAG AGCTTAGGCGGAAGAGGCAGCTTGTGCGTAGGGAGTCTCTCTTTGTCATCACGTTCTTCG GAATTTTGGACTATGGCTCAATCTCGAAGTTTATATGCTCCGGTATATACTGTACAAAATACATACGGTGCTTTTAAATGCTATTCTTTTTTAGGTCCAAGGAATTTGCATGAAAATTCACTAGTGAAGACTGCAGCTGTGGCATTGTCCAG GCCATTCAGTGTGTTACAAAGTAGTCCTATCACGCTAAAGTTGGCTGCCGCTATCAGTATTGTTGTCTTTGCTTTGTGGGGCCTTGGTCCGCTCATGCGCCAGAGCCGACGATTACTACTTCAT AATGAcaataattggaaaaaaagcAACACATACTATGTGACAACTTCCTATTTTCAACCTTTGCTACTTTGGATTGGTGCAACAATTCTCTGCAG AGCGTTGGATCCAGTCCTTTTACCAACAGAAGCATCCCAGGTCATTAAGCAACGGCTTCTGAACTTTGTGAGGTCATTGTCAACAGTGCTAGCTCTAGCCTATTGTTTGTCAAG TGTGATTCAACAGACACAGAAGTTTCTCATGGATAAAAACGATCCCAAGGATGCAAGAAAC ATGGGTTTTCAATTTGCGGGGAGGGCGGTATATACTGCAGTATGGGTTGCAGCTGTTTCATTGTTCATGGAGCTGCTGGGGTTCTCTACCCAAAAATGGCTTACTGCTGGAGGTCTTGGGACAGTATTACTAACTCTTGCAGGACGTGAG ATATTCACAAACTTCCTCTCTAGTGCAATGATTCATGCAACTCGTCCTTTTGTTGTGAATGAGTGGATTCAGACAAGGATAGAAGGCTATGATGTTTCTGGTACTGTTGAG CATGTGGGATGGTGGTCCCCAACAATTGTGAGAGGTGAAGATCGTGAAGCAGTTCATATTCCAAATCACAAGTTCACCATGAATGTTGTTAGGAATTTGAGCCAAAAAACTCATTGGCGGATTAAAACTCATCTAGCAATTAGTCACTTGGATGTCAGCAAAATCCAT AATATTGTTGCTGACATGCGCAAAGTATTGGCAAAAAATCCTCAAGTTGAGCAGCAGAGGTTGCATAGAAGAGTATTCTTGGACAATATTAATGCAGAAAATCAGGCTCTTTTG ATCTTAGTGTCCTGCTTTGTGAAGACATCACATTATGAAGAGTATCTTTGTGTCAAG GAAACTATATTGTTAGATCTCCTTAGAGTAATAAGCCATCACAGGGCCCGACTTGCTACACCAATTCGCACAATGCAGAGAATATATGGTGACAACGACCTGGAAAATGTACCATTCTCAGATGTAGGCTTCCCTCCTGGTGGAGCGGTGTCTAACCGTCCCTTCTTGTTGATTGAACCCCCATATAAGATCAATGGAGAGGATAAAACAAAGGCCCGTGCCACTCGAACACCTACTGGGGAGCAAGGTGGTAAGAAATCCACTCAGCCAACACCTGACACCACTGCAGATCCTAAGGCTGGAAACACACACACATCCGACTCAAAAGTCAAAGACATGCCGATTGCCAACGTTAAATTTGATACCAAGAACAAATCTGGGGGAAACATCGAGTCCAAAGAGAATAAGAAGAACAAAAGCACTCCTGTTTCTGATGAAAAAATAGGGGAGAACATGAAGAGTAAGCCAGTGTCAAAGCCCGCCTCAAGGTTGAATGTTCAGGTTGCTACTCCTAGTGTTGAAGCCAAACAGATGGACTCAATTCCTAATAAACCCACTGAAGAAGTTTGCGACAGTGAGCAGTCTAATGCAGTCCATCCTGAGAAAAGCTTACAAAAGAGTGAGGCCGTGTCTTCTTCTGTTCCCGCTTTAGGAGCTGACACTGACAAAGAAGCTGGAACAACTTCTCCATCAAACCATGAAAACAAGAAGATGGTCTCACAGCCACCTGTATCAAGGCCTGCTTTGGAAGATAATATAGTTCTCGGTGTTGCATTACAAGGGGGAAAGAGAACACTCCCTATTGAGGAAGAGGTGATTCCTCCAACTAATGCGGGTTTAATAGATTTAAATGCTGAAAAGAACAAAGATGGTTCGGTACCGGCATCTCCCAGTAAAAATGCCACTCATCAGAAGCACCAGTTAGATTGA
- the LOC104418335 gene encoding uncharacterized protein At4g38062, whose protein sequence is MDKICEELDEAKLEIERLKADYLTKAEQHESLKKGFSEQSHRLQEARGKIENQTEELTGKTEEISELKRLCEDLKCSLSEKESTVKRLSAANDTLRFDCKEKSKKWEEENRRLLLAVEEANDRCASQEEKLRGFEEQNKGLKRLLDTSQKKCSEAVEKVKAPKELRERDDAIDNLEQGVRKVEDQLKWKKEQFKHLEEAHHKLREQYKTSKKEWEMERSSFLDEMSLLQTKLDSQTRMSQDLASRLQMCNQALAHEESRRKTLEFQVSDFKTRFENVFGECEGAKSQLERLMAQRDEEVANLRHLLGNNETICKEMKYQARKLQQENEELIGDIKQLQEERINSAGNSPSLAKLRNRLKSVEQMHKDCAANLKAKEAEWSRELEKLTAELEDCRSELLCKEAELKDVKKELEDCNASLMQLMLMNEEISVIQLVMKSGISEYQLKLANTASDIGTHNKIREENASLLIKQLEMKNEALAKAHEEIVSEHQKVRVELASYKEMLEESSRCQFYLKEQALRMEVNSNEKIKEVCDALDRTTSELTEKIGEANEMEFELQIWRSVADRLKFEIEENHETRKQMEASLLAQSEFENAMKAEKDELAHLLEDRRRSIDRQQKKILLLEQEIKMKELEVANSTKMESLMALESERNSFFEMIREKDEIFKELQEEISRLEQESLRREFESVLFAQLGAERTFENEKHKLVHLTEEKDRRIRDLMHSMKSLEDKFNSSMVSMSSQLAEKEAAIDSFCEAWEKITAAEIVAEIEVEEKRMLITELEDELTNLQKKMELQEKSLSWSEHRALEIEAALEAKESEMKNLAREMDTRLTSSDAFVNELKSENSNLLKHIRALLSEKEDLLGLIREMEERINESSSEDNQLMQVLDTIVRSFDCNGLSLDSEGNNQNVVPVNEDSKSDKSPFALKRWAVVLNGRSPFRELNS, encoded by the coding sequence ATGGATAAGATTTGCGAGGAATTGGATGAAGCCAAACTGGAGATTGAGAGGCTCAAGGCAGACTACCTGACTAAAGCTGAACAGCATGAGAGCTTAAAGAAAGGGTTCAGTGAGCAGTCACATAGGCTGCAGGAAGCGAGGGGGAAAATTGAGAACCAGACAGAAGAACTCACTGGAAAGACAGAAGAAATTTCTGAATTGAAGCGTCTGTGTGAAGATCTCAAATGCAGTTTAAGCGAAAAGGAATCAACTGTTAAACGTCTTAGTGCTGCGAATGACACTCTGAGATTTGATTGTAAAGAGAAGTCGAAAAAGTGGGAAGAGGAGAACAGGCGCTTGCTATTGGCTGTAGAAGAAGCAAACGATAGATGTGCCAGTCAAGAGGAGAAGCTGCGAGGGTTTGAAGAACAGAATAAAGGCCTGAAAAGGCTTTTGGATACCTCACAGAAGAAATGTTCAGAAGCAGTGGAAAAGGTGAAGGCTCCTAAAGAGCTGAGAGAAAGAGATGATGCAATCGACAATTTAGAGCAGGGAGTCAGGAAAGTTGAAGATCAGCTTAAATGGAAGAAAGAGCAGTTCAAGCATTTGGAAGAGGCGCACCACAAGCTTCGTGAACAGTACAAGACGAGCAAGAAAGAATGGGAGATGGAGAGATCTTCATTTCTTGATGAGATGTCTTTGCTGCAGACAAAGCTGGACTCTCAAACTAGAATGTCACAGGATCTTGCGAGCAGGTTGCAGATGTGTAACCAAGCTCTTGCCCACGAAGAAAGCAGAAGAAAGACTTTGGAGTTTCAGGTCTCTGACTTTAAAACACGCTTTGAGAATGTCTTTGGGGAATGTGAGGGAGCAAAGTCGCAGCTGGAACGCTTGATGGCCCAGAGGGATGAAGAGGTGGCAAATTTGAGGCATTTACTGGGGAACAACGAGACAATTTGCAAGGAGATGAAATACCAGGCAAGGAAATTGcagcaagaaaatgaagaactaATAGGAGACATCAAACAACTCCAAGAAGAGAGGATAAACAGTGCAGGAAACTCTCCATCTTTGGCTAAGCTGCGAAACAGGCTAAAGAGCGTTGAGCAGATGCACAAAGACTGTGCTGCAAATCTTAAAGCAAAAGAGGCTGAGTGGAGTCGAGAGCTGGAGAAATTGACAGCTGAACTGGAGGATTGCAGGTCTGAGTTGTTGTGTAAGGAAGCGGAACTCAAAGATGTCAAGAAAGAATTAGAAGATTGCAATGCCTCTCTGATGCAGTTGATGTTGATGAACGAGGAGATCTCTGTGATACAATTGGTGATGAAATCAGGAATATCCGAGTATCAGTTAAAGCTTGCTAATACTGCTTCTGATATCGGCACACATAACAAGATCAGAGAAGAGAATGCTTCTCTTCTGATAAAGCAGCTTGAGATGAAGAATGAAGCCTTGGCCAAGGCTCATGAGGAGATCGTCAGTGAACATCAGAAGGTGAGGGTTGAGCTAGCGAGTTATAAGGAAATGCTTGAGGAATCGTCAAGATGCCAGTTTTACTTGAAGGAGCAAGCTTTGAGAATGGAAGTCAATTCTAATGAGAAGATTAAAGAAGTTTGTGATGCCCTGGATAGAACCACGTCTGAGCTGACCGAGAAAATTGGCGAAGCAAATGAAATGGAATTTGAGTTGCAGATATGGAGATCAGTTGCTGAtcgtttgaaatttgaaattgaagaaaacCATGAAACACGCAAACAAATGGAAGCCTCACTTCTTGCACAATCTGAGTTTGAGAATGCGATGAAGGCGGAGAAAGATGAACTTGCCCACCTGTTGGAAGATAGACGCAGAAGTATCGACCGTCAGCAGAAGAAGATTTTGCTTCTGGAGCAAGAAATCAAGATGAAAGAATTAGAAGTTGCTAATTCTACAAAGATGGAGTCACTGATGGCCCTCGAATCAGAGAGGAATAGTTTCTTCGAAATGATCAGGGAGAAAGATGAGATCTTCAAGGAACTCCAGGAGGAGATTAGTCGGCTAGAGCAGGAATCACTTAGAAGAGAATTCGAAAGCGTTCTTTTTGCCCAATTAGGAGCAGAGAGGACGTTCGAGAATGAGAAACACAAACTTGTCCATCTCACGGAAGAGAAGGACCGGAGAATAAGGGACTTAATGCACTCCATGAAGTCCCTGGAAGACAAGTTCAACAGCTCGATGGTGTCCATGTCCTCCCAGCTAGCTGAAAAGGAGGCAGCAATCGATTCATTTTGCGAAGCCTGGGAGAAGATAACAGCAGCAGAAATTGTGGCCGAGATAGAAGTCGAAGAGAAGAGGATGCTGATTACGGAATTGGAGGATGAATTGACTAACCTGCAAAAGAAGATGGAGCTTCAGGAAAAATCCCTTTCATGGTCAGAGCATAGAGCATTGGAGATTGAAGCTGCACTGGAGGCAAAAGAGTCAGAGATGAAAAACTTGGCTCGGGAGATGGATACAAGGCTCACCAGCTCAGATGCCTTCGTTAATGAGCTGAAGAGCGAAAATAGTAACTTGCTTAAACACATCCGAGCATTACTATCAGAAAAGGAAGACTTGTTGGGGCTTATTAGGGAGATGGAAGAGAGGATCAACGAGTCTTCCAGCGAAGACAACCAACTGATGCAAGTCCTAGACACGATAGTACGGTCTTTTGACTGTAATGGCTTGAGTTTGGATTCTGAAGGGAACAACCAAAATGTTGTCCCTGTCAATGAGGATTCGAAGTCTGATAAATCTCCTTTTGCACTGAAGAGATGGGCAGTCGTTTTGAATGGAAGATCTCCTTTCAGAGAGCTTAACAGTTAG
- the LOC104418334 gene encoding mechanosensitive ion channel protein 2, chloroplastic isoform X3, with protein MRQSRRLLLHKNDNNWKKSNTYYVTTSYFQPLLLWIGATILCRALDPVLLPTEASQVIKQRLLNFVRSLSTVLALAYCLSSVIQQTQKFLMDKNDPKDARNMGFQFAGRAVYTAVWVAAVSLFMELLGFSTQKWLTAGGLGTVLLTLAGREIFTNFLSSAMIHATRPFVVNEWIQTRIEGYDVSGTVEHVGWWSPTIVRGEDREAVHIPNHKFTMNVVRNLSQKTHWRIKTHLAISHLDVSKIHNIVADMRKVLAKNPQVEQQRLHRRVFLDNINAENQALLILVSCFVKTSHYEEYLCVKETILLDLLRVISHHRARLATPIRTMQRIYGDNDLENVPFSDVGFPPGGAVSNRPFLLIEPPYKINGEDKTKARATRTPTGEQGGKKSTQPTPDTTADPKAGNTHTSDSKVKDMPIANVKFDTKNKSGGNIESKENKKNKSTPVSDEKIGENMKSKPVSKPASRLNVQVATPSVEAKQMDSIPNKPTEEVCDSEQSNAVHPEKSLQKSEAVSSSVPALGADTDKEAGTTSPSNHENKKMVSQPPVSRPALEDNIVLGVALQGGKRTLPIEEEVIPPTNAGLIDLNAEKNKDGSVPASPSKNATHQKHQLD; from the exons ATGCGCCAGAGCCGACGATTACTACTTCAT AAGAATGAcaataattggaaaaaaagcAACACATACTATGTGACAACTTCCTATTTTCAACCTTTGCTACTTTGGATTGGTGCAACAATTCTCTGCAG AGCGTTGGATCCAGTCCTTTTACCAACAGAAGCATCCCAGGTCATTAAGCAACGGCTTCTGAACTTTGTGAGGTCATTGTCAACAGTGCTAGCTCTAGCCTATTGTTTGTCAAG TGTGATTCAACAGACACAGAAGTTTCTCATGGATAAAAACGATCCCAAGGATGCAAGAAAC ATGGGTTTTCAATTTGCGGGGAGGGCGGTATATACTGCAGTATGGGTTGCAGCTGTTTCATTGTTCATGGAGCTGCTGGGGTTCTCTACCCAAAAATGGCTTACTGCTGGAGGTCTTGGGACAGTATTACTAACTCTTGCAGGACGTGAG ATATTCACAAACTTCCTCTCTAGTGCAATGATTCATGCAACTCGTCCTTTTGTTGTGAATGAGTGGATTCAGACAAGGATAGAAGGCTATGATGTTTCTGGTACTGTTGAG CATGTGGGATGGTGGTCCCCAACAATTGTGAGAGGTGAAGATCGTGAAGCAGTTCATATTCCAAATCACAAGTTCACCATGAATGTTGTTAGGAATTTGAGCCAAAAAACTCATTGGCGGATTAAAACTCATCTAGCAATTAGTCACTTGGATGTCAGCAAAATCCAT AATATTGTTGCTGACATGCGCAAAGTATTGGCAAAAAATCCTCAAGTTGAGCAGCAGAGGTTGCATAGAAGAGTATTCTTGGACAATATTAATGCAGAAAATCAGGCTCTTTTG ATCTTAGTGTCCTGCTTTGTGAAGACATCACATTATGAAGAGTATCTTTGTGTCAAG GAAACTATATTGTTAGATCTCCTTAGAGTAATAAGCCATCACAGGGCCCGACTTGCTACACCAATTCGCACAATGCAGAGAATATATGGTGACAACGACCTGGAAAATGTACCATTCTCAGATGTAGGCTTCCCTCCTGGTGGAGCGGTGTCTAACCGTCCCTTCTTGTTGATTGAACCCCCATATAAGATCAATGGAGAGGATAAAACAAAGGCCCGTGCCACTCGAACACCTACTGGGGAGCAAGGTGGTAAGAAATCCACTCAGCCAACACCTGACACCACTGCAGATCCTAAGGCTGGAAACACACACACATCCGACTCAAAAGTCAAAGACATGCCGATTGCCAACGTTAAATTTGATACCAAGAACAAATCTGGGGGAAACATCGAGTCCAAAGAGAATAAGAAGAACAAAAGCACTCCTGTTTCTGATGAAAAAATAGGGGAGAACATGAAGAGTAAGCCAGTGTCAAAGCCCGCCTCAAGGTTGAATGTTCAGGTTGCTACTCCTAGTGTTGAAGCCAAACAGATGGACTCAATTCCTAATAAACCCACTGAAGAAGTTTGCGACAGTGAGCAGTCTAATGCAGTCCATCCTGAGAAAAGCTTACAAAAGAGTGAGGCCGTGTCTTCTTCTGTTCCCGCTTTAGGAGCTGACACTGACAAAGAAGCTGGAACAACTTCTCCATCAAACCATGAAAACAAGAAGATGGTCTCACAGCCACCTGTATCAAGGCCTGCTTTGGAAGATAATATAGTTCTCGGTGTTGCATTACAAGGGGGAAAGAGAACACTCCCTATTGAGGAAGAGGTGATTCCTCCAACTAATGCGGGTTTAATAGATTTAAATGCTGAAAAGAACAAAGATGGTTCGGTACCGGCATCTCCCAGTAAAAATGCCACTCATCAGAAGCACCAGTTAGATTGA
- the LOC104418332 gene encoding O-fucosyltransferase 39: MRHQSGGALFGLLGLLLPVFFLSLFSPLSHASAFSEWNAIKPRHMHLLKSAVERQSSDSVQNEFWNPLSDPGWRPCIQTTNAPSLPEKSRGYVQVFLDGGLNQQRMAVCDAVAVAKILNATLVIPYLEVNPVWQDSSSFGDIFDVEHFIDVLKDDIRIVRDLPDEFSWSTREYYATAIRPTRIKTAPVRATVNWYLENVSPVLQSYGIAAIAPFSHRLTYDNLPMDIQRLRCKVNFEGLIFVPHIRALGDSLVNRLRYPSDDSRATAGNYLREVTDSTAKKAGKFVVLHLRFDKDMAAHSACDFGGGKAEKLALAKYRQVIWQGRVLNSQFTDEELRSQGRCPLTPEEIGLLLAALGFDNTTRLYLASHKVYGGEARISMLRKMFPLMEDKKSLASADERAQIKGKASLLAALDYYISMHSDIFISASPGNMHNALVGHRTYENMKTIRPSMALLGQLFLNKNISWSEFQEAIIEGHKNRQGQIRLRKPKQSLYTYPAPDCMCGA; this comes from the exons ATGAGGCATCAGAGTGGAGGGGCTCTCTTTGGGCTCTTGGGTTTGCTTCTCCCCGTTTTCTTCCTCAGTTTGTTCAGTCCCCTGAGCCACGCCTCTGCTTTCTCG GAATGGAATGCTATCAAGCCGAGGCACATGCATCTTTTGAAGAGTGCTGTGGAGCGCCAAAGT TCAGATTCAGTACAAAATGAGTTCTGGAATCCATTGAGTGACCCAGGATGGAGACCATGCATCCAGACTACAAACGCTCCTT CCTTGCCTGAGAAAAGCCGGGGATATGTTCAAGTGTTTCTAGATGGAGGCTTAAACCAGCAGAGAATGGCG GTATGTGATGCAGTTGCTGTTGCTAAAATACTGAATGCCACGTTAGTTATTCCATACCTCGAAGTAAATCCTGTTTGGCAAGACTCAAG CTCATTTGGGGACATATTTGATGTCGAACATTTCATTGATGTATTGAAAGATGACATTCGTATAGTCAGAGATCTGCCTGATGAATTCTCTTGGAGCACAAGAGAGTATTATGCTACTGCCATTCGCCCTACCAGAATTAAGACTGCGCCTGTTCGTGCTACAGTCAACTGGTATCTGGAGAATGTCTCACCAGTGCTACAGAG TTACGGGATTGCTGCAATTGCCCCATTCTCACATCGCTTGACCTATGACAATTTGCCGATGGACATTCAGCGATTGCGTTGTAAAGTGAACTTTGAAGGATTGATCTTTGTCCCCCATATTAGAGCACTTGGAGATTCTCTCGTCAATCGTCTACGGTACCCATCTGATGATAGTAGAGCAACTGCTGGCAACTACCTGCGAGAGGTCACTGATTCCACTGCTAAAAAAGCGGGGAAGTTTGTTGTTCTACATCTCCGGTTCGATAAG GATATGGCTGCACACTCAGCATGTGATTTTGGTGGGGGTAAAGCTGAAAAACTGGCTCTGGCAAAATACCGGCAAGTTATCTGGCAGGGAAGGGTACTTAACTCTCAGTTCACTGACGAAGAGCTGCGAAGTCAAGGACGTTGCCCATTGACTCCGGAAGAGATTGGATTGCTGCTTGCTGCATTGGGATTCGACAATACCACTCGTTTATACCTCGCCTCCCACAAG GTGTATGGTGGAGAAGCCAGGATTTCCATGCTAAGGAAAATGTTTCCACTGATGGAGGATAAAAAGAGTCTCGCATCCGCGGATGAGCGAGCCCAGATAAAAGGGAAGGCCTCTTTGCTGGCTGCATTGGATTATTACATTAGCATGCACAGCGACATCTTCATCTCTGCTTCTCCAGGGAATATGCACAATGCATTG GTTGGTCACAGGACCTACGAGAACATGAAGACCATAAGGCCAAGCATGGCCCTATTAGGTCAGCTCTTCCTGAATAAGAATATCAGCTGGTCCGAGTTTCAGGAAGCGATCATTGAAGGGCATAAAAACAGACAAGGTCAAATCCGTTTGAGGAAGCCTAAACAATCCCTATACACATATCCAGCTCCCGATTGTATGTGCGGTGCGTGA
- the LOC104418334 gene encoding mechanosensitive ion channel protein 2, chloroplastic isoform X1 codes for MSLAGSVYLSQNLRLPKDRGRSYLLKSLGGRGSLCVGSLSLSSRSSEFWTMAQSRSLYAPVYTVQNTYGAFKCYSFLGPRNLHENSLVKTAAVALSRPFSVLQSSPITLKLAAAISIVVFALWGLGPLMRQSRRLLLHKNDNNWKKSNTYYVTTSYFQPLLLWIGATILCRALDPVLLPTEASQVIKQRLLNFVRSLSTVLALAYCLSSVIQQTQKFLMDKNDPKDARNMGFQFAGRAVYTAVWVAAVSLFMELLGFSTQKWLTAGGLGTVLLTLAGREIFTNFLSSAMIHATRPFVVNEWIQTRIEGYDVSGTVEHVGWWSPTIVRGEDREAVHIPNHKFTMNVVRNLSQKTHWRIKTHLAISHLDVSKIHNIVADMRKVLAKNPQVEQQRLHRRVFLDNINAENQALLILVSCFVKTSHYEEYLCVKETILLDLLRVISHHRARLATPIRTMQRIYGDNDLENVPFSDVGFPPGGAVSNRPFLLIEPPYKINGEDKTKARATRTPTGEQGGKKSTQPTPDTTADPKAGNTHTSDSKVKDMPIANVKFDTKNKSGGNIESKENKKNKSTPVSDEKIGENMKSKPVSKPASRLNVQVATPSVEAKQMDSIPNKPTEEVCDSEQSNAVHPEKSLQKSEAVSSSVPALGADTDKEAGTTSPSNHENKKMVSQPPVSRPALEDNIVLGVALQGGKRTLPIEEEVIPPTNAGLIDLNAEKNKDGSVPASPSKNATHQKHQLD; via the exons ATGTCTCTCGCTGGCTCCGTGTACTTGTCCcaaaatttgcgacttcccaaggATAGGGGCCGCAGTTATTTGCTGAAG AGCTTAGGCGGAAGAGGCAGCTTGTGCGTAGGGAGTCTCTCTTTGTCATCACGTTCTTCG GAATTTTGGACTATGGCTCAATCTCGAAGTTTATATGCTCCGGTATATACTGTACAAAATACATACGGTGCTTTTAAATGCTATTCTTTTTTAGGTCCAAGGAATTTGCATGAAAATTCACTAGTGAAGACTGCAGCTGTGGCATTGTCCAG GCCATTCAGTGTGTTACAAAGTAGTCCTATCACGCTAAAGTTGGCTGCCGCTATCAGTATTGTTGTCTTTGCTTTGTGGGGCCTTGGTCCGCTCATGCGCCAGAGCCGACGATTACTACTTCAT AAGAATGAcaataattggaaaaaaagcAACACATACTATGTGACAACTTCCTATTTTCAACCTTTGCTACTTTGGATTGGTGCAACAATTCTCTGCAG AGCGTTGGATCCAGTCCTTTTACCAACAGAAGCATCCCAGGTCATTAAGCAACGGCTTCTGAACTTTGTGAGGTCATTGTCAACAGTGCTAGCTCTAGCCTATTGTTTGTCAAG TGTGATTCAACAGACACAGAAGTTTCTCATGGATAAAAACGATCCCAAGGATGCAAGAAAC ATGGGTTTTCAATTTGCGGGGAGGGCGGTATATACTGCAGTATGGGTTGCAGCTGTTTCATTGTTCATGGAGCTGCTGGGGTTCTCTACCCAAAAATGGCTTACTGCTGGAGGTCTTGGGACAGTATTACTAACTCTTGCAGGACGTGAG ATATTCACAAACTTCCTCTCTAGTGCAATGATTCATGCAACTCGTCCTTTTGTTGTGAATGAGTGGATTCAGACAAGGATAGAAGGCTATGATGTTTCTGGTACTGTTGAG CATGTGGGATGGTGGTCCCCAACAATTGTGAGAGGTGAAGATCGTGAAGCAGTTCATATTCCAAATCACAAGTTCACCATGAATGTTGTTAGGAATTTGAGCCAAAAAACTCATTGGCGGATTAAAACTCATCTAGCAATTAGTCACTTGGATGTCAGCAAAATCCAT AATATTGTTGCTGACATGCGCAAAGTATTGGCAAAAAATCCTCAAGTTGAGCAGCAGAGGTTGCATAGAAGAGTATTCTTGGACAATATTAATGCAGAAAATCAGGCTCTTTTG ATCTTAGTGTCCTGCTTTGTGAAGACATCACATTATGAAGAGTATCTTTGTGTCAAG GAAACTATATTGTTAGATCTCCTTAGAGTAATAAGCCATCACAGGGCCCGACTTGCTACACCAATTCGCACAATGCAGAGAATATATGGTGACAACGACCTGGAAAATGTACCATTCTCAGATGTAGGCTTCCCTCCTGGTGGAGCGGTGTCTAACCGTCCCTTCTTGTTGATTGAACCCCCATATAAGATCAATGGAGAGGATAAAACAAAGGCCCGTGCCACTCGAACACCTACTGGGGAGCAAGGTGGTAAGAAATCCACTCAGCCAACACCTGACACCACTGCAGATCCTAAGGCTGGAAACACACACACATCCGACTCAAAAGTCAAAGACATGCCGATTGCCAACGTTAAATTTGATACCAAGAACAAATCTGGGGGAAACATCGAGTCCAAAGAGAATAAGAAGAACAAAAGCACTCCTGTTTCTGATGAAAAAATAGGGGAGAACATGAAGAGTAAGCCAGTGTCAAAGCCCGCCTCAAGGTTGAATGTTCAGGTTGCTACTCCTAGTGTTGAAGCCAAACAGATGGACTCAATTCCTAATAAACCCACTGAAGAAGTTTGCGACAGTGAGCAGTCTAATGCAGTCCATCCTGAGAAAAGCTTACAAAAGAGTGAGGCCGTGTCTTCTTCTGTTCCCGCTTTAGGAGCTGACACTGACAAAGAAGCTGGAACAACTTCTCCATCAAACCATGAAAACAAGAAGATGGTCTCACAGCCACCTGTATCAAGGCCTGCTTTGGAAGATAATATAGTTCTCGGTGTTGCATTACAAGGGGGAAAGAGAACACTCCCTATTGAGGAAGAGGTGATTCCTCCAACTAATGCGGGTTTAATAGATTTAAATGCTGAAAAGAACAAAGATGGTTCGGTACCGGCATCTCCCAGTAAAAATGCCACTCATCAGAAGCACCAGTTAGATTGA